GGTCGACGACGGATTCTGGCTGTACGGCAGCATACCGGTTTGGATCACTTGACTGCCGCCAAATCAGATTTCGAGCCTCGAGTCCGTTCACCACGTCGTAAATACGGCCTTTTGGAACACCACTTGTATCGGAGAGCTCAGCCGCGGTTACTGATCCGGTGACCAGAAGCGTCCGATAAACCTTCTCCTCGTAACTTGAGAGCCCAAGTTCGCCCAGTACCGTCATCAATTGTTGTTGGGCACCCAAACGAATTGTAAGTGCCGTTTTGTTTCAATAGGCGTATATCGAAGACTTCGGGATATAGCGATATGCATCCGTACATGCTGCTCGCTGGTGCAATACTCTCCGAACTAATCGGGACAACTGCCCTCAAACTCTCCGAGGCATCCGTTCTAGGCTAACTCGGAAGCAGGCGAAGAACGCCAGCCGTTAGCGCTCTGAGAGGCCGGTGGGAAGTGTATGCAGCTTCCACCGGATTCGGTAATCGAGGAACGGTTGGTGAAGACGTTTCCGAACACCCGGCTGCGCGAGCTTGCTCGCGCAACCGGGCTGATCCAACGCGAGAGCGGGAAACTGAAAGCTGACGCTCTTTTCTGGTCGCTCGCTATTGGCTTCCTCTCTGGCAACTACAGAACTCTCGAAGAGTTCCGGCAGGAGTACATCGACACCTTCGGCGGGTCGCTCGAATACTCCTCCTTCCACGAGTGGTTCATGCCTTCTCTCTGTGAGTTCCTTCGAGAGGTCCTCCAGCGCGCGCTGGAGGACCTCGAACACGAGAATGACCGTCTTCAGGGTCGCTTCGAGCAGTTCCGTGAGGTCTTCATCGCCGATATGACCGTCATTACGCTGTATCAGTCGTTATTCGAGACGTTTCCCGGCTATGGCGACGACCACGCTGGAGCGAAGCTCCACGTGGTCGAAGCCGTTAGTAGCGGCCTCCCGGCTGAATTCAGCATCACTGACGCGCGCACGCACGAGTTCACGCAACTCTCCACTGGACCGTGGGTAGAGAACGCGTTGCTGCTGTTCGATCAGGCCTACTTCGATTACCGGACGATGGACCTGATCGACACCAACGGCGGCTGGTTCCTCACGCGGCTCAAACCCAACGCAAACCCGGAAATAACGGCTGAACTCAGGAAATGGCGTGGCGACGCCATTTCCCTCGAAGGCAAGCAGGTGCAGAATATCCTCGACGATCTTCACCGCGACGTCATCGACGTCGACGGTGAAGTGGGGTTCAAACGTCGCATCTACAACGGCACGCGGAGCCGTGCCGTTGAGACATTCCGTGTCGTCGGCGTTTGGAACGACGAGGAGGAGCGCTACCACCTCTACATCACGAATCTGCCCGCAGAAAATTACTGCGCGGCTGATATAGCGAAGCTCTATCAGGCGCGCTGGGAGGTGGAGCTTCTATTTCGGGAACTCAAGACCACGTATGGACTCGACGAGCTCAACTCGGGAAAACCGGAGGTAGTGGAAGCGTTGATCTTGATCGGGCTGCTTTCGTTGGTGGTAAGCCGCACTCTGAGAGAGCTGTTCATCGAGATCATCGAGGAACAGCAGGATGACGACAGCGACGACGTTGAAGCGTCGTCGCTTCTTCCTCGGGAGCGGTGGGCACGGGCGTTCGGTCGGCGAAGTGACCGGATTCTCCGCCGAGTCGCCAAGCGACTCGGCTACGAACCGCCGAAGTTGGTCAAATCACTGCTCAACGATGCGTTGAATCCGAACGCGCACCGCATCTCGTTGCTCGACGAGGTGCAGCACGAACCGTTCGCCGCTGATCTCGCGTAATCCGGCGCGACGCGCCGGATTCGTGAGGTTCCCCAGCTACAGCACTCGGGTTCATCGAAGATTTTGGAGCGCTCACGCCGATGAGCGCTCCTGAATACGTCTTCATCGGTGAATATCGCCAACAGGCGTTCCGAATTTCTCATCGAAGAGCGGAGTTCAGACCAATTCGTCTCGATCACGATGGGATTAGCCTAGAACGGATGGGGTTCAGCTGTATCTTCGATATTGAGTCCACAAGCGGCGGTGAACTAGTCAAGATGGTTGTCACGGCCAATGAGAGGGGGAGTGTATTGATCCAAGAGGAGAAATGGGATTGTGAGACTCCCGTGAGAGTTGAGATCAGTATGTCGCCGATCCCGTGTCGGCGACATACCGAAATGGCTCACAACGATCCTTATCAGGCGTCCGAGTACCGAATCAGATCGAGCTCTGCCAGCTGTGCCAAAAAGTACGACAGGGTGTCGCCGACGGGCTCGATGCGCTCTTCGGGGACGGTCGCGGCGAGTTCGTCGGCGAGCTCGGCCACCGTGGTCTCGCCGTCGCAGTGACACCAGACGACACTGCCGACCGAATCGAGTTCAAGTTCGCGTTCGGTCGGTGTGTCGAACAAGTCAAAGAACAACTTGTCGACGCGGTTCCGCGGCCGGCGCGGCCGCTGGATCGTCACGCTGGGGTTACCATCGACGTGTTCACAGTTCCAATCCTCGGTCGTCCGGATTGGGGTCACGCTTTGAGACTGGCCCGACATGGCGCTCAGTATAGCTCCTCCGTATCGCCCGTATCTTTCGCCCCGCGAATCGTGCTCGCGGCGATGAACGTGAGCAGTCCGCCGACGGCGGCGACGCCGAGCCACAGCGAGAACTGGTTGCTGATGCCGACTGGGAACGGGATCTCGCCACCGGAACCGACACCGAGAATGCGGATCGCGCCGACGACGATGCCCATGATCGCTTCACCGGCAATCAGGCCCGCGGCCACGATACGACCGTTAAGGGTGGCCCGTTCGGTCGCCGCCTCGTCGCCCGTCCGCTCGACGTAGCGAGTGACGACTGC
This portion of the Halococcus sediminicola genome encodes:
- a CDS encoding IS4 family transposase, which codes for MQLPPDSVIEERLVKTFPNTRLRELARATGLIQRESGKLKADALFWSLAIGFLSGNYRTLEEFRQEYIDTFGGSLEYSSFHEWFMPSLCEFLREVLQRALEDLEHENDRLQGRFEQFREVFIADMTVITLYQSLFETFPGYGDDHAGAKLHVVEAVSSGLPAEFSITDARTHEFTQLSTGPWVENALLLFDQAYFDYRTMDLIDTNGGWFLTRLKPNANPEITAELRKWRGDAISLEGKQVQNILDDLHRDVIDVDGEVGFKRRIYNGTRSRAVETFRVVGVWNDEEERYHLYITNLPAENYCAADIAKLYQARWEVELLFRELKTTYGLDELNSGKPEVVEALILIGLLSLVVSRTLRELFIEIIEEQQDDDSDDVEASSLLPRERWARAFGRRSDRILRRVAKRLGYEPPKLVKSLLNDALNPNAHRISLLDEVQHEPFAADLA
- a CDS encoding PqqD family protein, translating into MSGQSQSVTPIRTTEDWNCEHVDGNPSVTIQRPRRPRNRVDKLFFDLFDTPTERELELDSVGSVVWCHCDGETTVAELADELAATVPEERIEPVGDTLSYFLAQLAELDLIRYSDA
- a CDS encoding TrmB family transcriptional regulator, yielding MTVLGELGLSSYEEKVYRTLLVTGSVTAAELSDTSGVPKGRIYDVVNGLEARNLIWRQSSDPNRYAAVQPESVVD